The genomic interval ATTTCCTTTCCTTTTTCTGTTAAATTTAAAATTCTGCGGCTTTTGTTTTTCTCATCAACATCCCGTTTTACCAATCCATTTTTTTCAAGTCTCTTAATTATTTGGGCGATATTTGATTCACTTACAAACAATAACTCTGCCAAATCCTTTTGAGAACAGTTCTGATTGTAGAAAATATTAGCAAGATATGTAAAGTCATAAGGAGTGATATCTTCATGATTCTTTTTTAGATAGTACTTAAAATGCAAATTAATGTAGTCAATGTAGAGCAAAGCAGGCGTAAACATTATTCTTTCATGATCAAAATTTAAATCTGCCATTTTTCAATCCACCTCAATATAACTATTGGACTTTTATAAATTTAAAATATGACATTAACATCAGCAATTCGGGATTTGAAACTTGATTTGAATATACCATTGAAAAGAAGTTGATGGATGTTTTAACCAAAATATATAT from Methanobrevibacter sp. carries:
- a CDS encoding MarR family winged helix-turn-helix transcriptional regulator, with the protein product MADLNFDHERIMFTPALLYIDYINLHFKYYLKKNHEDITPYDFTYLANIFYNQNCSQKDLAELLFVSESNIAQIIKRLEKNGLVKRDVDEKNKSRRILNLTEKGKEIYFKLLKEAYEGEAKFFENYSPEDVEKFKKMLYDYSQLAINSY